The SAR202 cluster bacterium genome contains a region encoding:
- a CDS encoding SDR family NAD(P)-dependent oxidoreductase, with product MSNYLVTGSAGFIGSTITRMLLERGDTVTGIDNFSDAYDVRLKEWRHNRLVGKPGFTFIRADISDKSAVRQVFAGKKFDGVVNTAARAGVRQSVENPWVYIDTNIMGTLNLLEMCKETGVKKFVLSSTSSLYGANNPQPFSENAKTDTPVSPYAASKKAAEAFCYTYHYLFDIDVTVVRYFTVYGPAGRPDMSLFRFVKWISEGEPVKVNGDGKQSRDFTYVDDIARGTIAALKPVGYETINLGSDTPTVLMDTIRMIEHLLEKKANIEYGPFPKADVPATWADIHKAEEMLGWRPQVKIDQGIKNLVRWYLENRSWASKLSTG from the coding sequence GTGAGCAATTACCTGGTCACCGGCAGCGCCGGATTCATAGGCTCCACCATCACCCGCATGCTGCTGGAGCGCGGAGACACCGTCACCGGCATCGACAACTTCAGCGACGCGTACGACGTGCGTCTGAAGGAGTGGCGCCACAACCGCCTGGTCGGCAAACCCGGCTTCACATTCATCCGCGCGGACATCTCGGATAAGTCGGCGGTACGCCAGGTCTTCGCCGGCAAGAAGTTCGACGGCGTGGTAAACACCGCCGCCCGCGCCGGTGTCCGGCAGTCCGTGGAGAACCCCTGGGTGTACATAGATACGAACATCATGGGCACGCTCAACTTGCTGGAGATGTGCAAGGAGACGGGCGTAAAGAAGTTCGTTCTCTCCTCAACCTCCAGCCTGTACGGCGCGAACAACCCCCAGCCGTTCAGCGAGAATGCTAAGACGGATACGCCCGTCTCCCCTTACGCTGCGTCCAAGAAGGCCGCCGAGGCCTTCTGCTACACCTACCACTATCTGTTCGACATCGATGTCACGGTGGTCAGGTATTTCACGGTCTACGGCCCCGCCGGCAGGCCGGACATGAGCCTCTTCCGCTTCGTAAAGTGGATCTCTGAGGGCGAGCCCGTCAAAGTAAACGGCGACGGCAAGCAGTCCCGCGACTTCACCTACGTGGACGATATCGCCCGCGGCACCATTGCGGCGCTAAAGCCCGTAGGGTACGAAACGATCAACCTGGGCTCGGATACGCCCACGGTGCTCATGGACACGATCAGAATGATCGAGCACCTTCTGGAGAAGAAGGCCAACATCGAGTACGGCCCATTCCCGAAGGCCGACGTCCCCGCTACCTGGGCGGATATTCACAAGGCTGAGGAGATGCTGGGATGGCGGCCCCAGGTGAAAATCGACCAGGGCATCAAGAACCTGGTGAGGTGGTACCTGGAGAACCGCAGCTGGGCCAGCAAGCTGAGCACGGGGTAG
- a CDS encoding ABC transporter permease, translating into MSNALTTKTSSLPETVYSPEFGLRRPGLLLRSMVRDLRAARPLGWELAKRDISAKYRQSLLGIAWKFVPPVMTAFIFIALNSRKVITIDTGNVPYPVFVLIGTVLWRMFTASLMAPLTAVQRAKPMLAKLNFPREAIIVSSITQVLYEFCISLVILAVLFVAFGLDLSIGVLLFPIAALSVMLLGFSIGLLLAPVGSLYSDAASFLTTITLPWMLITPVVYAAPRNGIIALVSRVNPVAPLITGSRELATEGAMSDPVSFAVVVVASLVGVFLGLVLYRLVMPIIIEKMGG; encoded by the coding sequence ATGTCAAACGCCTTAACCACCAAAACATCCAGCCTGCCGGAGACGGTATACTCGCCCGAGTTCGGCCTACGCCGCCCGGGCCTCCTGCTGCGGTCCATGGTCCGCGACCTCCGGGCCGCACGGCCGCTCGGCTGGGAGCTCGCCAAGCGCGATATTTCGGCGAAGTACCGGCAATCGCTGCTCGGCATCGCCTGGAAGTTCGTCCCGCCCGTAATGACCGCGTTCATCTTCATCGCTCTGAACAGCCGCAAGGTCATAACGATCGACACCGGCAACGTGCCCTACCCCGTCTTCGTCCTGATCGGCACGGTGCTCTGGCGCATGTTCACCGCAAGCCTCATGGCGCCGCTCACCGCCGTCCAACGCGCAAAGCCCATGCTGGCGAAGCTCAACTTCCCCAGGGAGGCGATCATCGTCTCCTCCATCACGCAGGTCCTGTACGAGTTCTGCATAAGCCTCGTCATTCTTGCAGTACTGTTCGTGGCGTTCGGGCTGGACCTTTCCATCGGCGTCCTGCTGTTTCCCATCGCCGCCCTCTCGGTGATGCTCCTGGGCTTCTCGATAGGCCTGCTGCTTGCGCCCGTCGGATCGCTCTACTCGGACGCGGCGTCATTCCTGACGACAATCACCCTTCCCTGGATGCTCATCACCCCGGTCGTTTACGCGGCCCCCAGGAACGGCATAATCGCGCTCGTCTCGCGCGTAAACCCGGTCGCGCCGCTCATCACCGGCTCGCGTGAGCTCGCCACCGAGGGCGCGATGTCCGACCCCGTGAGCTTCGCAGTTGTGGTGGTTGCGTCTCTCGTCGGGGTCTTCCTCGGGCTGGTGCTCTATCGCCTGGTGATGCCGATCATCATCGAAAAGATGGGCGGGTAG